TTTAAATTATTCCTCGATTTAAGTATTGTTTACCTCTTGCAATGGTCACAGTGGGAGAACCTGCCAGCTGATTCTCGTGTGAGAGTGTGGCACGACCTGCAGCCTGTGGTTCAGAATCTGCCACTGGCCCAGACTCGATACAAACCACTTCGACCTGTGGAGACTGAGCTCTTGTCTCAAAATTTTCCGCTACCTCTGGTACCAGTTTTGCAAACTTGGGCTGTGGATCGATCTCTGTCACCCACAGTCCCAGGCATTGGGCCTAATCTTCCAGACTTCAGGTGTGAGGATCAGGGTAGACCACAGTGTCGTGAACATTTATTTGCCAATAAAGATCCTCATTTTCGTGAAGCACAGTTTGTGGTTTCAGGTCAGCTCTTACCACAAGAGCATATGTTTACAGTACCTGCTGCACTGCGGAATCACGAGTCTAGATTCTTGGCAAAAGAACTGCGTTGTGAGTTTGGCTTCGAGACTTCAGAACATTTGCAGCTGCAGGAAGTTAGTTACATGATAGTGAAACGATCACAGCACGGACACACAAAAAACAACTTGGATCGAGACCAGGAAAACAGGTACTTCACTTCGGACCATCGACACAATCGTGAAATAGGATACAGTGAGCCAGAACCCCTTCAGCTCCATCAGTCAAGATATATGGATTTGGATCGGCTGTCACCTCGAGATGAGAGAGATACGGTTTGGGATCGGCTGTCATCTCGAGACAAGATACCTACAGTGTGGGATCGTCTATCACCTCAGGGTAAGAAGTATATGGCGTCCGATGGGCTGTCACCTCAGGGTAAGAGGTATAAAGCTTCCAGTTGGGTATCACCTCGAGGTAATAGGTGTGAAACTTCCAGTCGAGTGTCACCTCAAGGTAAGAGGTATAATGCTTCAGATTCACTGTCATCCCGAGATAAGAGGTGTAAATATTCCAATTGGCTGTCATCTCACGATGAAAGGCACATGCCTTCGGACCGGCTCTCACCTCGAGATGGAAAGTACACACCTTTAGACCATATGTCACACCGAAATGGGAGGCACATGGTTTCAGAGCAGCGATCGCCCCGAGACGGGAGGTACGCGGCTTCGGATCGGCTGTTGCCTCGAGGTGGGAGGGACGTGGCTTCGGATCGACATTTGCCTCGGGATGGGAGGGACGTGGCTTCGGATCGACATTTGCCTCGGGATGGGAGGGACGTGGCTTCGGATCGACATTTGCCTCAGGATGGGAGGGATGTGGCTTCCGATCGACATTTGCCTCGGGATGGGAGGGATGTGGCTTCCGATCGACATTTGCCTCGGGATGGGAGGGATGTGGCTTCCGATCGACATTTGCCTCGGGATGGGAGGGATGTGGCTTCCGATCGGCTGTCACCTCGGGACAGGAGGTACGCGGCTTCGGATCGGCTGTCGACGCGGGATTCGAGGTATGCGGCTTCAGATCAGCTGTCGTCCTGGGATGGGAGGTATGCGGATTTGGATCGGCTGTCACCCCAGGAGTCGAGGTACACAGCTTCAGATCGACTGTCGCCCCGGGATTCGAGGTACGCGGCTTCAGATCGGCTGTCGCCCCGGGATTCGAGGTACGCGGCTTCAGATCGGCTGTCGCCCCGGGATTCGAGGTACGCGGCTTCAGATCGGCTGTCGCCCCGGGGTTCGAGGTACGCGCCTTCGGATCGGCTGTCGCCCCAGGATGCGAGGTACGCGGCTTCAGATCGGCTGTCTCCCCGGGATTCGAGGTACGCGGCTTCAGATCGGCTGTCGCCCCGGGGTTCGAGGTACACGGCTTCGGATCGGCTGTCGCCCCAGGATGCGAGGTACGCGGCTTCAGATCGGCTGTCTCCCCGGGATGCGAGGTACGCGGCTTCAGATCGGCTGTCTCCCCGGGATGCGAGGTACGCGGCTTCAGATCGGCTGTCGCCCCGGGATTCGAGGTACGCGGCTTCAGATCGGCTGTCGCCCCGGGGTTCGAGGTACGCGGCTTCAGATCGGCTGTCGCCCCGGGGTTCGAGGTACGCGCCTTCGGATCGGCTGTCGCCCCAGGATGCGAGGTACGCGGCTTCAGATCGGCTGTCTCCCCGGGATTCGAGGTACGCGGCTTCAGATCGGCTGTCTCCCCGGGATTCGAGGTACGCGGCTTCAGATCGGCTGTCGCCCCGGGATTCGAGGTACGCGGCTTCAGATCGGCTGTCGCCCCGGGGTTCGAGGTACACGGCTTCGGATCGGCTGTCGCCCCGGGATGCGAGGTACGCGGCTTCAGATCGGCTGTCGCCCCGGGATTCGAGGTACGCGGCTTCGGATCGGCTGTCGCCCCGGGGTTCGAGGTACGCGGCTTCGGATCGGCTGTCGCCCCAGGATGCGAGGTACGCGGCTTCGGATCGGCTGTCGCCCCAGGATTCGAGGTACGCGGCTTCGGATCGGCTGTCCCGGGATTTGAGGTACATGGCTTCGGATCGGCTGTCGCCCCTGGTTTCGAGGTATGAGGGTTATGATCAACAGTCACTTCGAGATAAAAGTTACACGACTTCTGATTGGTCTTCGTCTTGTGATCCTAGGCACAAAGTTTCAGAGCAGCCACCATCTCGTGATTGGTACCTCCCTTCAAATCAGTCACTGTCTTCTAGTTCTGGGTACATTACTCCAATCCAGGAGAAATCCCCAAATTCGAAGTGGAGAGGCTCAGTTCAACAATCCTCCAGTGATTCCAATTCTGTAGGTCCGCATGAGTCACTGTTCCAGGAATCCACATTCCGAGACAGAAATCAGGTGCAGTACAATGAAGGTAGATTTGTGGAATCTAGACTGAGAATGTCAGCTTACCCACTACGCAGGGAATTTGATGATACAGTTTCTCACACGCTACGTTCACAGGAAAACAGATTTTAAAGTTCAGATGTCCTGTTCCAGCAATCTGTCATATTATAAATTCTTTTCTCTTGAGATCTTTGGGGCTAACTGGTAGACATTCAGTGATACAAGCACTTACTGTTGGAGGTGAATTTGTATCAAAAATGTAACATTCCAGTTTGTGGAGAGTTTAACCAGTATTGCATAAATCATTGTAACATTTAGTTACCCTTCTATATTTAGGGCAGGACAACATTTATAACTCTTTCAGCTCTACATCTGCCTATAATTCACAACATTGTTTGGAATTAAACTTTGAAGTGAGTTTGAAAGGCTTCAGGTTTAAATTCTGTTAAAAGGAGTGCCTCTGCTATTCGTAGCAGGCCTGTCCATTTGCAAGTTCTTTAAACAGGTTTGAAGTGTGTTTTGTTTCATTTGTCTGTCAGAAATGTTTCTGATTTTGTGACTAATTTTGTATGCTGTATGTTatataaagaaaggaaaaagttgGAACTACTTCAAATGTTTTTGTACACATCTAGTGATGTCCTATTATTTATGCCAGAGTGAATGTTTAAATGTGAGTTTGGTGTGCAGGGAATTTGGTAAACCAAATAACTAAAAAATgcacttatttgtgtgtgtgtgtgtgtgtgtgtgtgtcctgtttcatttcagcagttgtTATTCAAAATAAGtactttgaaactggaacttttttttttcccccagaatATAATTTTGTATAAATTTGTAGAACTTGAAATAAAATACTTGATCAATGTGTGTGTTTCCTTAATCATGGAGTACTGCTTCGGAGGAATTGAAGAGATCAGTGGAAGAAATTGCTAGCTAAGCCACAAGTGAATTTAACAGTGTATGATGCAGTTAGAAGCACGGCAGGAGGATCAATGCAATCCTCACTAAATTGAGAATTAAGCATTTTCTTCTGCCGACACCTTCAATTGTCAAGGATAAGTCACAACTTTCTATTTATTCAAAAGATTTACTCTtttcaacaaatacattttttgggTAGTTGCACTGTCATGGAGCACTGGTATGGTTAATAAACAGGCACTGCTTATGTTGTGACTGTAATCGGAGTAGTCTTCTCTGACAGTAATATAACTGCGAAACTGATCTGTGACCACGTGAGGCTCAATATAGTGTCACCCATTGAAGCACATGAAGAAGAAAATGGTCAAAATAACACGGGCTAGTACGGGTGGTGtcgcctgacccatctcgtcgtgttctgtggcattctgtgaaccattctgtacACCCCCATTGCACTGCCAAAACATTTTGTCCCACATAaggagcaatttcccggatggaggCATCATCTCTCATACCAATAATACgcactctttcaaactcactgatgtgacAGTACGGTTCGCGTATACATATATGAAGCATTCTGTATGTCTACTCAAGTCACAGTACtgcattaccttcagtttatagcaaCAATGAGAGCAGCAGGTGCATTTTATCGGTAGATGGTATTGCACCGTGATATCAGTGTTAACCTGAATCCtgtgggccgacatggttcaaatgctattcatttctgcagaacatactattgtacatgtcctttgaatatgaacgtcctgtttCTAGGCATtgaagattctctctctctctctctctctctctctctctctgtgtgtgtgtgtgtgtgtgtgtgtgtgtgtgtgtgtgtgtgtgtgtctactgtgacttaccaaatgggaaagtgctggtagatagacacaataaaaaacagaaacacacacacaaaaatttcaagctttcacaacctgaggttgcttcatcaggaaagagggaaggcgagggaaagatgaaaggatgtgggttttaagggagagggtaaggagtcattccaatcccgggagcggaaagacttaccttggggggggggaaaggacaggtacacactcgcgcgcgcacacacgcacgtaTCCATCTGCTcacatacagacacaggcagacatgtgtaaatgcaaagaggttgggcagagatatcagtcgaggcggaagtacagatgcaaagatgttattgaatgacaggtgatgtacgaggtgtggcaacttgaaattagcggaggttgaggcctggtgggtaatgggaagagagaatatattgaagggcaagttcccatctctggagttctgataggttggtgtcagtgggaagtatccagataacccggacggtgtaacactgtgccaagatgtgctggccgtgcaccgaggcatgtttagccacaggatgatcctcattaccaacaaacactgtctgcctgtgtccattcatgcgaatggacagtttgttgctggttattcccacatagacggcttcacagtgtaggcaggtcagttggtaaatcacgtgggtgctttcacacgtggctctgcctttgatcgtgtacaccttccgggttacaggactggagtaggtggtggtgggagggtgcgtgggacaggttttacaccgggggcagttacaagggtaggagccagagggtagggaaggtggtttggggatttcatagagatgaaccgagaggttacgaagattaggtggacggcggaaagacactcttggtggagtggggaggattttgtgaaggatggatctcatttcagggtaggatttgaggaagttgtatccctgctggagagccacattcagagtctggtccagtcccagaaagtatcctgtcacaagtggggcacttttggggttcttctgtgggaggtttgaggggatgaggaagtggctccggttatttgcttctgtaccaggtcgggagggtagttgcgggatgcgaaagctgttttcaggttgttggtgtaatggttcaaggattggggactggagcagattcgtttgccacgaagacctaagctgtagagaagggaccgtttggtatggaatgggtggcagctgtcataatggaggtactgttgcttgttggtgagtttgatgtggacggacgtgtgaagctcgccattggacaggtggaggtcaacgtcgaggaaagtggcgtgggatttggagtaggaccaggtgaatttgatggaaccagaggagttgaggttggagaggaaattctggagttcttcttcactgtgagtccagatcatgaagatgtcatcaataaatctgtaccaaactttgggttggcaggcctgggtaaccaagaaggcttcctctaagcgacccaaaAATAGGTTCGCATACgaggggggccatcctggtaccgatggctgttccctttaattgttggtatgtctggccttcaaaagtgaagaagttgtgagttaggatgaagctggctaaggtaatgaggaaagaaatTTGTACAATTATGAAATGGGACCCACCTGGATAGGCACACACTTtagtatacagggctattacaaatgattgaagcgatttcataaattcactgtagctccattcattgacatatggccacgacacactacagatacgtagaaaaactcaaagatttgttcggctgaagccgcacttcaggtttctgccgccagagcgctcgagagcgcagtgagacaaaatggcgacaggagccgagaaagcttatgtcgtgcttgaaatgcactcacttcagtcagtcataacagtgcaacgacacttcaggacgaagttcaacaaagatccaccaactgctaactccattcggcgatggtatgcgcagtttaaagcttctggatgcctctgtaaggggaaataaaCGGGTCGGCccgcagtgagtgaagaaacggttgaacgcgtgcgggcaagtttcacgcggaagtcgacgaataaagcaagcagggagctaaacgtaccacagccgatggtttggaaaatcttacggaaaaggctaaagcagaagccttaccatttacaattgctacaagccctgacacccgatgacaaagtcaaacgctttgaattttcggcggggttgcaacagctcatggacagctcagtgtgaaacttgttttctgtgatgaagcaacattttttcttaatggtgaagtgaacagacacaatgtgcgaatctgggtggtagagaatcctcacgcattcgtgcagtaaattcgcaattcaccaaaagttaacatgttttgtgcagtctcacggtttaaagcttacggcccctttttcttctgcgaaaaaaacgttacaggacacgtgtatctggacatgctggaaaattggctcatgccacaactggagacagacagcgccgacttcatctttcaacaggatggtgctccaccgcacttccatcttcatgttcggcatttcttaaacaggagattggaaaaccgatggatcggtcgtggtggagatcatgatcagcaattcgtgtcacggcctccacgctctcccgacttaaccccatgcgatttctttctgtggggttatgtgaaagatctagtgtttaaacctcctctaccaagaaacgtgctagaactgcgagctcgcatcaacgatgctttcgaactcattgatggggacatgctgcgccgagtgtgggaggaacttgattatcggcttgatgtctaccgaatcactaaaggggcacatatcgaacatttgtgaatacctaaaaaaactttttgagtttttgtatgtgtgtgcaaagcattgtgaaaatatctcaaataataaagttattgtagagctgtgaaatcgcttcaatcatttgtaataaccctgtagtactTCAGAGATTTGCGGGGATGTGTTAGCCCCAGACAGTATCTGTGCCCAGCGGGTTAATGGTGAAGGCCAGTGATAGTCTGGATGCAGTTTCTAGGTGCTGCCTGAGTCCTGTTTCAATTACGtgattaacaaatgttttgaaaacaTTCTCaccagatgcagacagttgggtacACAAATTCTGTCAGAGGGGTGAAGGAGTGGTCACAGGGaggccaccctctaccactaacattgtgCAATCCAAGCTAACATGCCACCCCCTGTGGACAAACAGTACAAAGGCGAGGAAGCAGAGTCTGAAAATAACAAAATACTAGGTTCtacttgagaaatgaaataaatgagagatgagatagtgaaggcagcaggggataaaataaaataggtaaaaagacaaggcctggtaGAAATCTGTGGATAACACGAGAGATATTGAATTGctgaaaagagaaaatttaaaaatgaagcaggtgaaaggaaataaaaatgtttaaaaaatgagattgacaggaagttcaaaatggctaacggctaggaatggctagaggacacgtGTTCGGACACGGAAGCATATTTCGCTACGGAAAAGGTAGGTACCGTCTACAGGGaagttaaagaggcctttgggaaaAAGAGAAGTAGGTGTAAGAatgtcaggagctcagatggaggagcagttataagcaaagaaggaaaagatgAGATGTGGAAGGAGTGTATGTGGGGTTTGTGcaggggagatgaacttgaaagcagtgTTATAGACAGGGaattggatgtagatgtaaatgagataGGAGGTataatactgcaagaagaatttgatacTGCTCTCcaggatctaagtcgaaacaaggctcctgggGGTAGGTGATACTCCATCAGAattactgattgccttgggagagccagccatgacgaaactctcccatctggtgtgcaaggtgtACGAGGCAGGTGAAATAACCACCGACTTTCAGAATGTagtgattccaattccaaagaaatcaattGCTGACatctgtgaaaattaccaaactatcagtttattactcatggttgcaaaatactaacatgaattctgtacAGAAGTATGGATAAACTGCTCAAGcagacctcaaggaagatcagtttggattctggagaaatgtacgagcacacgaggcaatactggcaCGACGACTTACCTGAGACCTCAGGTtagggaaagacaaacctacgtatgatttgtagacttacagaaagcttttgacaatgttaacaggaatattctcttagaaattctgaaggtagcaggggtaagatacagggagcaaagggctatttacaacttgtacagaaaccagacaacagttataagagtcaagggtgaTGAAAAGGAAGccctggttgagaagggagtgagacagggttgtagcctgtcccaatTTTTTCAGTCTgtccattgaacaagcagtaaaggaaaccaaagaaaaatcaggagtaggaattaaagttcagagaaaagaaataaaagctttgaggtttgctggtgacattgtaattttgtcagacagcaaagaacctggaagagcagttgaactgaatggacagtgtcgaaaggaggatataagatgaacttcaaaaaaggataatggaatgtagtcaaattaaatcagatgatactaagggacttagatgaggaaatgaggcacttaaagtaggagataggttttgctatttgggtagcaaaataactgatgatggccaaagtagagtggatataaaatgtagactggtaatggcaagaaaagcatttgtgaagaTGATGCAGGATGGACTGTTGTTTCTgaggaagagacatttgttaacatgaaatatagatttaagtgtaaggaagtctttctTGAAGATATATGTCTGTAGtatagccttgtatgtaagtgaaatattgatgataaacagtttagagaaaaaggaaatacaagctttcaaaatgtggaacTACAAAAGaacattgaagattagatgggtcagtcacataattaatgaggtactgagtagaactgtTGCAgcaagaaatttgtgatacaacttgactaaaagaagagagttCTGAGAAACCAAGttatcgccagtttagtattggagggaagtgtgggggtaacaagtttagagggagaccaagagatgaatacagtaagcagatacagGACGACGCAGGTTGCCATAGTGactgataaagaagcttgcacagggtggagtagcatggagaactgcatcaaatcagtcttcgtactgaagaccaccaccaccacaacaacaagttGACGAAGATGTAGTTTTAATGAGCACAGGTATTGCCAAAGATCACACAGAATTTTTCAGAAAGGAAAATTTTCTAATTGGAATAACTAAGAAACTAACAGGTTACATAAGTAGCAGTATACATTGTGGGAAACTGAAAAAATGGTGCTGCAAAACTATGGTACTGGATGctggaaataaaattatttatacactactggccattaaaattgctacaccaagaagaaatgcagatgataaacgggtattcattggacaaatatattatactagaactaaaatgtgattacattttcacgcaatttgcgcacgtagatcctgagaaatcagtacccagaataaccacctctggctgtaataacagccttgatacgcctgagcattgagtcatacagagcttggatggcgtgtacaggtacagctgcccatgcagcttcaacacgataccacagttcgagagtagtgactggcgtattgtgatgagccagttgctcggccatcattgaccggacgttttcaattggtgagagatctggagaatgtgctggccagggcagcagtcgaacattttctgtatcgagaaaggcccgtacaggacctgcaacatgccgtcgtggattatcctgctgaagtgtagggtttcgcagggatcgaacgaagggtagagccacaggtcgtaacacatctgaaatgtaacgtccactgtccaaagtgccgtcaatacgaacaagaggtgaccgagacgtgtaaccaatggcaccccataccatcacgccggatgataagccagtatggcgatgacgaatacacgcttccagtgtgcgttcaccgcgatgtcgcccaacacggatgtgaccatcatgatgctgtaaacagaacctggattcatccgaaaaaatgacgttttgccattcgtgcacccaggttcggcgtcgAGTACACCATAACAGGCGCTCCTCtctctgatgcagcgtctagggtaaccgcagccacggtctccgagctgatagtcggtgCTGTTACAAATGTCGTCagactgttcgtccagatggttgttgtcttgcaaacgtcgccatctgttgactcagggatcgatccgttacaaccatgccgataagatgcctgtcatctcgactgctagtgatacgaggccgttaggatccagcacggc
This sequence is a window from Schistocerca nitens isolate TAMUIC-IGC-003100 chromosome 11, iqSchNite1.1, whole genome shotgun sequence. Protein-coding genes within it:
- the LOC126213483 gene encoding uncharacterized protein LOC126213483 isoform X26, giving the protein MCGDLLGEREMSGIVKEVMDKLREAENSVGVEDGNGKTEQKMEKECGESGKFGAVVELETDGKEADVGREKLKKERWSRAQKLQRKIMQVEAALKLEIAKVEQKKQKLEGIALRCETSNGEGDRKDTFVAEEQLKKMRLSGAQRRKMKKMMARAAGERVLTKSEQKKRKLEEVTPNYEIGNGEAKKVTSTVQNEAPVLSVPPVYTDRQLRRFQCKLKAKKFKTNTDGGKAPVLSVPLVSTKKRVKRLKRKLKSGKPHDTTKTSTKFVSGGIIGGNTNASATEEVTGGNAYVPVTEQVNKRRKNVLSRTAAAGGTKQHVTAGQKRKRKRQKQRDITKTFIKFLSGGFTGGNDNAPVTEKVDEYSTGVSDREAQGEEETAGSMRLAVVPVGFPDVKMTEEQAEMVWAALTNMIDPSESEELVQFSAMQYENGGLAITCTDRATKVWLRKTVPKLVPWIGACLTVGQADLTLKGTKFILSLPKAMKGRSDEEVLDLFQKQNKGISTTKWKVCSRLTEADERERLTLWVDEKSFQDLKARDFKLFLDLSIVYLLQWSQWENLPADSRVRVWHDLQPVVQNLPLAQTRYKPLRPVETELLSQNFPLPLVPVLQTWAVDRSLSPTVPGIGPNLPDFRCEDQGRPQCREHLFANKDPHFREAQFVVSGQLLPQEHMFTVPAALRNHESRFLAKELRCEFGFETSEHLQLQEVSYMIVKRSQHGHTKNNLDRDQENRYFTSDHRHNREIGYSEPEPLQLHQSRYMDLDRLSPRDERDTVWDRLSSRDKIPTVWDRLSPQGKKYMASDGLSPQGKRYKASSWVSPRGNRCETSSRVSPQGKRYNASDSLSSRDKRCKYSNWLSSHDERHMPSDRLSPRDGKYTPLDHMSHRNGRHMVSEQRSPRDGRYAASDRLLPRGGRDVASDRHLPRDGRDVASDRHLPRDGRDVASDRLSPRDRRYAASDRLSTRDSRYAASDQLSSWDGRYADLDRLSPQESRYTASDRLSPRDSRYAASDRLSPRDSRYAASDRLSPRDSRYAASDRLSPRGSRYAPSDRLSPQDARYAASDRLSPRDSRYAASDRLSPRGSRYTASDRLSPQDARYAASDRLSPRGSRYAASDRLSPRGSRYAASDRLSPRDSRYAASDRLSPRGSRYAASDRLSPQDARYAASDRLSPQDSRYAASDRLSRDLRYMASDRLSPLVSRYEGYDQQSLRDKSYTTSDWSSSCDPRHKVSEQPPSRDWYLPSNQSLSSSSGYITPIQEKSPNSKWRGSVQQSSSDSNSVGPHESLFQESTFRDRNQVQYNEGRFVESRLRMSAYPLRREFDDTVSHTLRSQENRF
- the LOC126213483 gene encoding uncharacterized protein LOC126213483 isoform X47, producing MCGDLLGEREMSGIVKEVMDKLREAENSVGVEDGNGKTEQKMEKECGESGKFGAVVELETDGKEADVGREKLKKERWSRAQKLQRKIMQVEAALKLEIAKVEQKKQKLEGIALRCETSNGEGDRKDTFVAEEQLKKMRLSGAQRRKMKKMMARAAGERVLTKSEQKKRKLEEVTPNYEIGNGEAKKVTSTVQNEAPVLSVPPVYTDRQLRRFQCKLKAKKFKTNTDGGKAPVLSVPLVSTKKRVKRLKRKLKSGKPHDTTKTSTKFVSGGIIGGNTNASATEEVTGGNAYVPVTEQVNKRRKNVLSRTAAAGGTKQHVTAGQKRKRKRQKQRDITKTFIKFLSGGFTGGNDNAPVTEKVDEYSTGVSDREAQGEEETAGSMRLAVVPVGFPDVKMTEEQAEMVWAALTNMIDPSESEELVQFSAMQYENGGLAITCTDRATKVWLRKTVPKLVPWIGACLTVGQADLTLKGTKFILSLPKAMKGRSDEEVLDLFQKQNKGISTTKWKVCSRLTEADERERLTLWVDEKSFQDLKARDFKLFLDLSIVYLLQWSQWENLPADSRVRVWHDLQPVVQNLPLAQTRYKPLRPVETELLSQNFPLPLVPVLQTWAVDRSLSPTVPGIGPNLPDFRCEDQGRPQCREHLFANKDPHFREAQFVVSGQLLPQEHMFTVPAALRNHESRFLAKELRCEFGFETSEHLQLQEVSYMIVKRSQHGHTKNNLDRDQENRYFTSDHRHNREIGYSEPEPLQLHQSRYMDLDRLSPRDERDTVWDRLSSRDKIPTVWDRLSPQGKKYMASDGLSPQGKRYKASSWVSPRGNRCETSSRVSPQGKRYNASDSLSSRDKRCKYSNWLSSHDERHMPSDRLSPRDGKYTPLDHMSHRNGRHMVSEQRSPRDGRYAASDRLLPRGGRDVASDRHLPRDGRDVASDRHLPRDGRDVASDRLSPRDRRYAASDRLSTRDSRYAASDQLSSWDGRYADLDRLSPQESRYTASDRLSPRDSRYAASDRLSPRDSRYAASDRLSPRDSRYAASDRLSPRGSRYAPSDRLSPQDARYAASDRLSPRGSRYAASDRLSPRGSRYAASDRLSPRGSRYAASDRLSPQDARYAASDRLSPQDSRYAASDRLSRDLRYMASDRLSPLVSRYEGYDQQSLRDKSYTTSDWSSSCDPRHKVSEQPPSRDWYLPSNQSLSSSSGYITPIQEKSPNSKWRGSVQQSSSDSNSVGPHESLFQESTFRDRNQVQYNEGRFVESRLRMSAYPLRREFDDTVSHTLRSQENRF
- the LOC126213483 gene encoding uncharacterized protein LOC126213483 isoform X38, whose translation is MCGDLLGEREMSGIVKEVMDKLREAENSVGVEDGNGKTEQKMEKECGESGKFGAVVELETDGKEADVGREKLKKERWSRAQKLQRKIMQVEAALKLEIAKVEQKKQKLEGIALRCETSNGEGDRKDTFVAEEQLKKMRLSGAQRRKMKKMMARAAGERVLTKSEQKKRKLEEVTPNYEIGNGEAKKVTSTVQNEAPVLSVPPVYTDRQLRRFQCKLKAKKFKTNTDGGKAPVLSVPLVSTKKRVKRLKRKLKSGKPHDTTKTSTKFVSGGIIGGNTNASATEEVTGGNAYVPVTEQVNKRRKNVLSRTAAAGGTKQHVTAGQKRKRKRQKQRDITKTFIKFLSGGFTGGNDNAPVTEKVDEYSTGVSDREAQGEEETAGSMRLAVVPVGFPDVKMTEEQAEMVWAALTNMIDPSESEELVQFSAMQYENGGLAITCTDRATKVWLRKTVPKLVPWIGACLTVGQADLTLKGTKFILSLPKAMKGRSDEEVLDLFQKQNKGISTTKWKVCSRLTEADERERLTLWVDEKSFQDLKARDFKLFLDLSIVYLLQWSQWENLPADSRVRVWHDLQPVVQNLPLAQTRYKPLRPVETELLSQNFPLPLVPVLQTWAVDRSLSPTVPGIGPNLPDFRCEDQGRPQCREHLFANKDPHFREAQFVVSGQLLPQEHMFTVPAALRNHESRFLAKELRCEFGFETSEHLQLQEVSYMIVKRSQHGHTKNNLDRDQENRYFTSDHRHNREIGYSEPEPLQLHQSRYMDLDRLSPRDERDTVWDRLSSRDKIPTVWDRLSPQGKKYMASDGLSPQGKRYKASSWVSPRGNRCETSSRVSPQGKRYNASDSLSSRDKRCKYSNWLSSHDERHMPSDRLSPRDGKYTPLDHMSHRNGRHMVSEQRSPRDGRYAASDRLLPRGGRDVASDRHLPRDGRDVASDRHLPRDGRDVASDRLSPRDRRYAASDRLSTRDSRYAASDQLSSWDGRYADLDRLSPQESRYTASDRLSPRDSRYAASDRLSPRDSRYAASDRLSPRDSRYAASDRLSPRGSRYAASDRLSPRGSRYAASDRLSPRGSRYAASDRLSPRGSRYTASDRLSPRDARYAASDRLSPRDSRYAASDRLSPRGSRYAASDRLSPQDARYAASDRLSPQDSRYAASDRLSRDLRYMASDRLSPLVSRYEGYDQQSLRDKSYTTSDWSSSCDPRHKVSEQPPSRDWYLPSNQSLSSSSGYITPIQEKSPNSKWRGSVQQSSSDSNSVGPHESLFQESTFRDRNQVQYNEGRFVESRLRMSAYPLRREFDDTVSHTLRSQENRF